The Cucumis melo cultivar AY chromosome 6, USDA_Cmelo_AY_1.0, whole genome shotgun sequence genome includes a region encoding these proteins:
- the LOC103483230 gene encoding acidic endochitinase-like precursor: MPSFQFPIHLLTFLYFSLIAVSTSASRRSFEVGVYSTRNALIGVCNSGNYQIINVVFTVSLGNAQTPEINLIDHCNSTAVDGCTKFSQEIKACQASGIKIMLSVGGGSGKYNLNNFTEATNFSTYLWNNFLGGQSNSRPLNDVVFDGVDITNERSSWDNWSKLGEELGKLYEKQGKKFYLSAAPQCSSLDSSSHSIPQPGIFDYISVQFFGDNLVCQYLNGRFEGFWKFWNVWKTFSADKVFVQMLAGPMAEDMGYIPPDVFRSEVLPELQRSSKFGGVILWSEDIDKGYSSKINPKVCGSVEAASESANEIAEFPMGNNYVGQRGFRSCRGSCVL, from the coding sequence ATGCCATCCTTCCAATTCCCCATTCATCTTCTAACTTTCCTCTACTTCTCACTCATCGCCGTCTCAACCTCCGCCTCCCGCCGTAGTTTCGAGGTCGGAGTTTATTCCACCAGAAACGCCCTTATCGGCGTCTGCAACTCTGGCAATTACCAAATCATCAACGTAGTTTTCACCGTTTCACTTGGCAACGCCCAAACCCCAGAAATTAATTTAATCGACCACTGCAACTCAACCGCCGTCGATGGCTGCACTAAATTCAGCCAAGAAATCAAGGCTTGTCAAGCTTCAGGCATCAAAATCATGCTCTCCGTCGGCGGTGGGTCCGGTAAATACAATCTGAATAATTTCACCGAGGCCACGAACTTCTCCACATACCTATGGAACAATTTCCTCGGCGGCCAATCAAATTCACGTCCGTTAAACGACGTGGTATTCGACGGCGTGGACATTACAAACGAGAGAAGCTCTTGGGACAATTGGAGCAAACTCGGCGAAGAGTTGGGGAAATTATACGAAAAACAGGGGAAGAAATTTTACTTATCCGCCGCTCCACAGTGTTCGTCTCTGGATTCGAGCTCTCATTCGATTCCGCAGCCTGGGATTTTCGATTATATTTCAGTTCAATTCTTCGGTGACAATCTCGTTTGCCAGTATCTCAATGGCCGATTTGAGGGGTTTTGGAAATTTTGGAATGTGTGGAAGACATTTAGTGCAGACAAGGTGTTTGTGCAAATGCTAGCGGGTCCAATGGCGGAAGATATGGGATACATTCCACCTGATGTGTTCAGAAGTGAAGTATTGCCGGAGCTTCAACGGAGTTCGAAATTTGGCGGGGTGATTTTGTGGTCGGAGGATATTGATAAAGGATATAGTTCAAAGATTAATCCAAAAGTATGTGGATCAGTTGAGGCAGCGTCGGAATCGGCAAATGAAATAGCGGAGTTTCCGATGGGTAACAATTATGTTGGTCAACGAGGGTTTAGAAGTTGTAGAGGATCTTGCGTGCTCTAA
- the LOC103483231 gene encoding acidic endochitinase-like: MEIQLSSFASSSFLLIILGLVGCLFEPTTGRHGRVHGGIATYWGQNIREGRLTTACATGKFQIVNIGFLSTFGDGQPPQVNLTRHCNPICNGCWNVSAGIVNCQNDGVKVMLSIGGPHGNYSLSSAAEALDLADYIWNNFLYGHSTSPRPFGYAPVDGVDFRIERGEFSPYYTLLARRLHDYGRQWGRKVYLTAAPRCHFPDNYLTQSLHTGLFDYVWVRFFDDQKCQYNSGNPSGFQSSWMRWIHSIPARKFYLGIPASEEAGEGYVAPSVLMRKVLPFVKRSASYGGVMLFDLSNDVQTNYSSLISGRV; the protein is encoded by the exons ATGGAAATTCAACTCTCTTCATTcgcttcttcttcctttcttctcataATTCTCGGCTTGGTAGGCTGCCTTTTCGAACCAACTACTGGCCGCCATGGCCGCGTTCATGGAGGAATCGCAACGTATTGGGGCCAAAACATAAGAGAAGGGCGGCTGACCACAGCCTGTGCCACCGGAAAGTTTCAAATTGTCAACATTGGGTTCCTCTCGACGTTCGGCGACGGTCAGCCACCGCAGGTGAACCTAACACGTCACTGCAATCCTATTTGCAACGGTTGTTGGAATGTGAGTGCAGGTATCGTCAACTGTCAAAATGACGGCGTTAAAGTCATGCTCTCCATTGGTGGCCCTCATGGAAACTACTCCCTCTCCTCCGCCGCTGAGGCGCTCGACCTTGCCGACTACATATGGAACAACTTCCTCTATGGCCACTCCACTTCACCACGGCCGTTTGGTTATGCACCAGTGGACGGCGTGGATTTCAG GATTGAACGAGGAGAATTCTCCCCTTACTACACTCTACTTGCTCGGCGGCTACACGATTACGGCCGGCAGTGGGGCCGGAAAGTGTACCTAACGGCGGCTCCACGGTGCCATTTCCCCGACAATTACTTAACCCAATCGCTTCACACCGGACTTTTCGACTACGTTTGGGTTAGATTTTTCGACGACCAGAAATGCCAGTACAATTCCGGTAACCCATCTGGGTTCCAGTCGTCGTGGATGCGGTGGATACATTCAATTCCGGCGAGAAAATTTTACTTGGGAATTCCGGCATCTGAAGAAGCCGGAGAGGGGTACGTGGCGCCGTCGGTGCTGATGAGAAAAGTGTTACCGTTTGTTAAAAGATCCGCCAGCTACGGTGGCGTTATGCTTTTCGACTTGTCGAATGATGTTCAAACTAACTATAGTTCTTTAATCAGTGGTAGGGtttga